The following DNA comes from Candidatus Binatia bacterium.
GCCGTTGTGGCGGCGGCCGGAATCGCCGGCTGTCACAAACCTGTCAGCGAACCCGTGATCATAAGCGCTTCTGCCGCCTGAATCCCAGGGCAATTCCAGCGAACTCCAGCGTGAGAGCCGCACGCCATGAATGAAGAAGTCAGAAATCGGTTGAATGACCGCAGCGGGAACGAGGGCAAGCAACGCTCGCCGCTGCTGGACCTATGCGATTGCACGCCGGAGGAAGCGCTCAAACGCCTCGATGTCAATCGAAGTGGGCTGACGCCGGAGCAGGTCGAGGAACGGCTGGAGCAGTACGGTCCCAACGAAGTCACGCACGAGAAGCCGCCGACCTGGTACCAGCAACTGTTTCACGCGTTCGTAACGCCGTTTAACGGCGTGCTGCTTACGGTGAGCATCGTCTCGCTGTTTACCGACGTGATTTTCGCCACACCGGAAGATCGCACGTTCAGGACGATTATCGTCCTGAGCACCATGGTGCTGCTCAGCACGCTCCTGCGCTTCTGGCAGGAATTCCGGTCCAACAAAGCGGCGGAAGAATTGAAGGCAATGGTGAGCTCCACCACGGCCGTGCTGCGTGCCGGAATGCAGCGGCCCCAGGAGATACCTATTTCCACGCTAGTGCCGGGAGATATCGTCTATCTCTCGGCCGGCGACATGATCCCC
Coding sequences within:
- a CDS encoding cation-transporting P-type ATPase codes for the protein MNEEVRNRLNDRSGNEGKQRSPLLDLCDCTPEEALKRLDVNRSGLTPEQVEERLEQYGPNEVTHEKPPTWYQQLFHAFVTPFNGVLLTVSIVSLFTDVIFATPEDRTFRTIIVLSTMVLLSTLLRFWQEFRSNKAAEELKAMVSSTTAVLRAGMQRPQEIPISTLVPGDIVYLSAGDMIP